One stretch of Rhinatrema bivittatum chromosome 8, aRhiBiv1.1, whole genome shotgun sequence DNA includes these proteins:
- the RPL12 gene encoding 60S ribosomal protein L12 isoform X1: MPPKFDPNEIKVVYLRCTGGEVGATSALAPKIGPLGLSPKKVGDDIAKATGDWKGLRITVKLTIQNRQAQIEVVPSASALIIKALKEPPRDRKKQKNIKHSGNVSMDEIINIARQMRHRSLARELSGTIKEILGTAQSVGCNVDGRHPHDIIDDINTGAVECPAQW; encoded by the exons ATGCCTCCCAAGTTCGATCCCAACGAAATTAAAGTCG TGTACCTGAGATGCACTGGTGGTGAAGTTGGTGCCACATCTGCTCTGGCTCCCAAGATTGGACCCCTGGGTTTG TCTCCCAAAAAGGTCGGTGATGATATTGCTAAGGCGACTGGTGACTGGAAGGGACTGAGGATCACCGTAAAACTCACTATCCAGAACCGGCAGGCTCAG ATTGAAGTGGTTCCGTCGGCCTCTGCTCTCATCATCAAAGCCCTGAAGGAGCCTCCGCGTGATAGAAAGAAGCAGAAGAACA TTAAACACAGTGGTAATGTCAGCATGGATGAGATTATCAACATTGCTCGCCAGATGAGACACAGGTCCCTAGCTAGGGAGCTCTCCG GAACTATTAAAGAAATTCTGGGCACTGCTCAATCAGTTGGTTGTAATGTGGATGGCAGGCACCCTCATGATATAATCGATGACATTAACACTGGAGCTGTTGAATGTCCAGCT CAGTGGTAG
- the RPL12 gene encoding 60S ribosomal protein L12 isoform X3 — protein sequence MPPKFDPNEIKVVYLRCTGGEVGATSALAPKIGPLGLSPKKVGDDIAKATGDWKGLRITVKLTIQNRQAQIEVVPSASALIIKALKEPPRDRKKQKNIKHSGNVSMDEIINIARQMRHRSLARELSGTIKEILGTAQSVGCNVDGRHPHDIIDDINTGAVECPAW from the exons ATGCCTCCCAAGTTCGATCCCAACGAAATTAAAGTCG TGTACCTGAGATGCACTGGTGGTGAAGTTGGTGCCACATCTGCTCTGGCTCCCAAGATTGGACCCCTGGGTTTG TCTCCCAAAAAGGTCGGTGATGATATTGCTAAGGCGACTGGTGACTGGAAGGGACTGAGGATCACCGTAAAACTCACTATCCAGAACCGGCAGGCTCAG ATTGAAGTGGTTCCGTCGGCCTCTGCTCTCATCATCAAAGCCCTGAAGGAGCCTCCGCGTGATAGAAAGAAGCAGAAGAACA TTAAACACAGTGGTAATGTCAGCATGGATGAGATTATCAACATTGCTCGCCAGATGAGACACAGGTCCCTAGCTAGGGAGCTCTCCG GAACTATTAAAGAAATTCTGGGCACTGCTCAATCAGTTGGTTGTAATGTGGATGGCAGGCACCCTCATGATATAATCGATGACATTAACACTGGAGCTGTTGAATGTCCAGCT TGGTAG
- the RPL12 gene encoding 60S ribosomal protein L12 isoform X2 gives MPPKFDPNEIKVVYLRCTGGEVGATSALAPKIGPLGLSPKKVGDDIAKATGDWKGLRITVKLTIQNRQAQIEVVPSASALIIKALKEPPRDRKKQKNIKHSGNVSMDEIINIARQMRHRSLARELSGTIKEILGTAQSVGCNVDGRHPHDIIDDINTGAVECPAS, from the exons ATGCCTCCCAAGTTCGATCCCAACGAAATTAAAGTCG TGTACCTGAGATGCACTGGTGGTGAAGTTGGTGCCACATCTGCTCTGGCTCCCAAGATTGGACCCCTGGGTTTG TCTCCCAAAAAGGTCGGTGATGATATTGCTAAGGCGACTGGTGACTGGAAGGGACTGAGGATCACCGTAAAACTCACTATCCAGAACCGGCAGGCTCAG ATTGAAGTGGTTCCGTCGGCCTCTGCTCTCATCATCAAAGCCCTGAAGGAGCCTCCGCGTGATAGAAAGAAGCAGAAGAACA TTAAACACAGTGGTAATGTCAGCATGGATGAGATTATCAACATTGCTCGCCAGATGAGACACAGGTCCCTAGCTAGGGAGCTCTCCG GAACTATTAAAGAAATTCTGGGCACTGCTCAATCAGTTGGTTGTAATGTGGATGGCAGGCACCCTCATGATATAATCGATGACATTAACACTGGAGCTGTTGAATGTCCAGCT AGTTAA